The genomic stretch CCAATAGAGTGTACTACAAAGATGAACAAGTCCTTGCTACATGGCCTCAGAGATACCTAGCGTTCAACGAGACGGAACAGGCAACTATTCAGTACATGCGTAGTGCAATTTTACAGCAGCGAGAGCGCGTTCGTGCCTGTGCCTGATCATCCCAGACTTCCACGAGCTATCAAATATGCTCGCTGAACGTCTGTCCGTAGGGAAATACTAGTCCTTCGTTCCGACAGAATCCTAGAAAAACAGAGCAGCGCGATATTTTTCACTCTTTTGGGACCTCGGCTCAGCTCATTCGTTCTTCTTCTCGAACTTCGCCCTGTCGGCGCCGCTGTAGGGGGCGACGTGGTATGCGTATTGCTGGATGACGGAGAACACGACCATCTCAAGGATCACCAGCACGTTCTGGATCGCCTCCTGGATATGCTCCACGTCCAGCCAGAAATGGTGGGACTGGATCACGCCTACTTCAGTTAAAACATTGAGCGCAATACCCTGCAACAAGAGTAGACAATGGCTGCCAAGGTGAAAAactggagatcaaaatggtacTGTAACCAGGTTCCCTCCAAATCGAATGCCACCTGATGCACCCACAAGACGGAGTGCACTGGCTATCAAAATGGTACTGTAACCAGGTGGATGTCCTCCAGCTTGATAAAACTACATATTAAGCTTGCCTCGAAAAAGGATGAAATACCTAACATTGACTGGTTTGTTTCAAAAAAGTGTTTCAACTTTAGCTTTCTCTTCAGCAACACCTTTTCTAGAGCCCTTGCTTTCTTTGTCACACACAAAGTAACATgtacttgtgagttgtgactgtTTTATAAGGGAAATTATTGCGTCTGAATATATAAATACAATTGCATGGAAACTAAAACTGCAAATGGAGGTGACAATGGTTATAAGCTTCCGGTGAAGGCATGTCCAATCGCTCCAAAGGACCAAAAAATCATCTAAAACTATCTAAAACATTAATTTATATAcgagttttcaaaaaaaatcatctgGTGAGTTGTCTAGAAGCAATCATCAAGAGAATCGCCCATGCAAATTTATAAAAGAGCATTCAGAAACCATGAACGATTATTTTAAAACTACTTCCCATTCAGGTCAAGATGATTTACCTGCCAGAAAGAGAAGAAGACAATCCCTTTGATGCATAAGAACTTTGCAAGCGGCTTGTGAGGTGCCAGCTCTTTAGCAAACAAGTGGTAGAAAAGAACCAAGGCATATAATGCCATGGAGACTGAAAAGTTCAGTATAATTGTAAACGTCCAGCTGACCCAGCTTGGGTACAGCCCAAGAAGCTGGAGGGTAATAATCAGAATGGAGCATACTGGCCTAATAACAACGAATTGCCAGGTCCAGTACTTCAGAAGCTTCAGTGTCTTGTGCTCCAATCGGACAGTGCGAGGCTGCCATAGTAGAGTGCATCAGATTACTAGTTCCTTTCAGCAAAGATAGAAATTCAatcaaccaaaacaaaagaaacctGTACACTCAAGTACAAACTGAGCTGCCAACAGTTAATGAAATTCTGATGTAGATTATAGGTGCAAGATATAACCGTTTAAGGAAGATGCAAAGCAAGTTGCCAGACACAGCATTATTTAAGTATATAGGCTGTGGCCTCTGGAAAACTAGAATTAAAGAAACTGGAATTCAAACACACCAAAAAAACATTTAAGTACACCAGAAAATTTGGAAAGCTGTTTACTGGCGAAACTGGATTTCAAATAGAAGACAAATGGTGTAAGATTACTAACCATTAAGTACATAGTTCAATCAGCCTATCTAAACTACACGAATAACTTTGCTAATTGAGAAGTGTAAATGTTCTTGTAAAGACTGGAAATAATTAGAGttcatctgaaaaaaaaatgacacaTCCTTCAACTCCATAAGGTTTCTTATAGATATCCCCAGGTATGGGCCTAACATAACTCACCATAACACAGGACACATCGCAAAAATTTAAGCACAGATTATAAAAGTTcagttataaaaaaaaagtattcTGTTCCAGGGAATAAGAAAGGTACCAGGAAAAGAGAAACAGGGAAGGAATGATGAAGAACCCTCCCTTTGATTTCATCAGGGACTATGTTTTTGCTGATGGATATATTCAAGTAGC from Setaria italica strain Yugu1 chromosome II, Setaria_italica_v2.0, whole genome shotgun sequence encodes the following:
- the LOC101766853 gene encoding transmembrane protein 184C, whose amino-acid sequence is MSLMSPFPGMDLSKMDAPTLTLLGAAGGVMLSMHFTVQLVSQHLFYWKNPKEQKAILIIVLMAPLYAISSFVGLLDIQGSKTFFTFLDAVKECYEALVIAKFMALMYSYLNISISKNIVPDEIKGRVLHHSFPVSLFLPRTVRLEHKTLKLLKYWTWQFVVIRPVCSILIITLQLLGLYPSWVSWTFTIILNFSVSMALYALVLFYHLFAKELAPHKPLAKFLCIKGIVFFSFWQGIALNVLTEVGVIQSHHFWLDVEHIQEAIQNVLVILEMVVFSVIQQYAYHVAPYSGADRAKFEKKNE